The following proteins come from a genomic window of Achromobacter deleyi:
- a CDS encoding GntR family transcriptional regulator, with amino-acid sequence MTQEVPSDPSADDIAKAIAAAIVAHRLPPGTRLREEALARVYKVSRTKIRAALLMLSKDKLINIVPDKGAFVSKPDANEAREVYAVRRILEAALAREFVARATAADYRRIDAHLAEERAAVESGDVQTRNRLLGDFHILLAETVGNSVLTGMLRELSARSAVITVLYQSSHDASCSSREHHAFIEAARAGDTARACALMDEHLEHVQTALDFDEDGQAASDLVTALLS; translated from the coding sequence ATGACCCAGGAAGTACCCTCCGATCCCAGCGCCGACGATATCGCCAAGGCCATCGCCGCCGCCATCGTGGCGCACCGGCTGCCGCCCGGCACCCGCCTGCGCGAGGAGGCCCTGGCACGGGTCTACAAGGTCAGCCGCACCAAGATCCGCGCCGCCCTGCTGATGCTGTCCAAGGACAAGCTGATCAATATCGTGCCGGACAAGGGCGCCTTCGTCAGCAAGCCCGACGCCAACGAGGCGCGCGAGGTCTACGCCGTGCGCCGCATCCTCGAGGCGGCGTTGGCGCGCGAGTTCGTGGCGCGCGCCACGGCGGCCGACTACCGCCGCATCGACGCTCACCTGGCCGAGGAACGCGCGGCCGTGGAAAGCGGCGACGTGCAGACGCGCAACCGCCTGCTGGGCGACTTCCACATCCTGCTGGCCGAGACCGTCGGCAACTCGGTGCTGACCGGCATGCTGCGCGAGCTGTCGGCGCGCAGCGCCGTCATCACCGTGCTGTATCAGAGCTCGCACGACGCCAGCTGCTCGTCGCGCGAACACCACGCCTTCATCGAGGCCGCCCGCGCCGGCGACACCGCGCGCGCCTGCGCGCTGATGGACGAGCACCTGGAACATGTGCAGACGGCGCTCGACTTCGACGAAGACGGCCAAGCCGCCAGCGACCTGGTCACCGCGCTGTTGAGCTGA
- a CDS encoding LysR family transcriptional regulator produces MHWTLEQLRHFVAAADAGSFSAAARQVGRAQSAVSTSLGLLEADLGVELFDRSRRNATLTRAGEVLLLEARELLRQAGGLEQRALSFAAGQDARLSVALDEALPDRVLAVLVREVSTRFPALELTQLNGTATEVADYVQQGRASVAFHFDRGDPGAAFAHRYLGDVGQGIFVARDHPLAAMPEVTRNDLARHRQLVMQMEGVEDVVMSPSAWRSDSFYSIAAMVADGLGWAILPLNIAEYEGYRKDLASVPCAGLSLPPLPVRTLWLQGRTPSATERWIQERMEQLLHPGA; encoded by the coding sequence ATGCACTGGACCCTGGAACAACTGCGCCATTTCGTGGCGGCGGCGGACGCCGGTTCGTTTTCCGCGGCCGCCCGCCAGGTGGGCCGGGCGCAATCGGCCGTCAGCACCTCGCTCGGCCTGCTGGAGGCGGACCTGGGCGTGGAGTTGTTCGACCGCTCGCGCCGCAACGCCACGTTGACGCGCGCCGGCGAGGTGCTGCTGCTGGAAGCGCGCGAACTGCTGCGCCAGGCGGGCGGCCTGGAGCAGCGCGCGCTGTCGTTTGCCGCCGGGCAGGATGCGCGCCTGAGCGTGGCGCTGGACGAAGCCTTGCCCGACCGCGTGCTGGCCGTGCTGGTGCGGGAGGTCTCGACGCGCTTTCCGGCGCTGGAGCTGACCCAGCTCAACGGCACCGCCACCGAAGTGGCCGACTACGTGCAGCAGGGCCGCGCCAGCGTGGCGTTCCATTTCGACCGCGGCGACCCGGGCGCGGCCTTCGCCCATCGCTACCTGGGCGACGTCGGCCAGGGCATCTTCGTCGCGCGCGACCATCCGCTGGCGGCGATGCCCGAGGTCACGCGCAATGACCTGGCGCGCCATCGCCAGCTGGTGATGCAGATGGAAGGGGTGGAGGACGTGGTGATGAGCCCGTCGGCGTGGCGCTCGGACAGCTTCTACAGCATCGCGGCGATGGTGGCCGACGGATTGGGCTGGGCGATCTTGCCGCTGAACATCGCCGAGTACGAGGGCTATCGCAAGGATCTGGCCAGCGTGCCCTGCGCCGGCCTGTCACTGCCGCCGCTGCCGGTGCGCACGCTGTGGCTGCAGGGCCGCACGCCGAGCGCCACCGAGCGCTGGATCCAGGAACGCATGGAGCAGTTGCTGCATCCCGGCGCGTGA
- a CDS encoding universal stress protein, with protein sequence MYKHILIPTDGSQLSSEALVESLNLAKSLGARTTILTVEEPFHVFAMGAAQVAHSLTEYQDQIRVQAERLLSAAATQAREAGVPCETLRATDEDPYRAIINAAAERGCDLIAMASHGRRGMAAVVLGSQTQKVLAHSATPVLVYRKPR encoded by the coding sequence ATGTACAAGCACATTCTCATTCCCACGGACGGCTCGCAATTGTCCTCGGAAGCCCTGGTCGAAAGCCTCAATCTGGCCAAGTCGCTGGGCGCGCGCACCACCATCCTCACGGTCGAGGAACCCTTTCACGTCTTCGCCATGGGCGCCGCGCAGGTGGCCCACAGCCTGACCGAATACCAGGACCAGATCCGCGTCCAGGCCGAACGGCTGCTGAGCGCGGCCGCCACCCAGGCGCGCGAGGCCGGCGTGCCGTGCGAAACGCTGCGCGCCACCGACGAAGACCCCTATCGCGCCATCATCAACGCCGCCGCCGAGCGCGGCTGCGACCTGATCGCCATGGCCTCGCACGGCCGCCGCGGCATGGCCGCGGTGGTGCTGGGCAGCCAGACCCAGAAAGTGCTGGCGCATTCCGCCACGCCGGTGCTGGTGTACCGCAAGCCGCGCTGA